In the Candidatus Methylomirabilota bacterium genome, one interval contains:
- a CDS encoding aldolase/citrate lyase family protein gives MNENKYRSRAERGEVQIGTWVTMIRTPAVLTLLQAAGLDFVRVDMEHSPFSMETVADMATLARALDFPMVVRPPEGNREWVTRLLDAGVWNLHIPQIDTPEQAAAVAACSRYAPLGERGMYGFGPHTQYRTSPPGEHMATANARVHVTAMLETKKAFERLDEIASVPGIDALTIGPTDLAQDLGVLGTPAQKDALRDYRVRLAEAARKHGKVVSMAIDSVEGVREMIALGATIVNYSSDTAVLRSGYARAIEEIRRPPAAKR, from the coding sequence ATGAATGAAAACAAGTATCGCTCCCGCGCCGAGCGCGGCGAGGTGCAGATTGGCACGTGGGTGACCATGATCCGGACACCCGCCGTGCTCACCCTGCTCCAGGCGGCGGGTCTCGACTTCGTCCGCGTCGACATGGAGCACTCGCCCTTCTCGATGGAGACGGTCGCCGACATGGCGACGCTGGCGCGCGCGCTCGACTTTCCCATGGTGGTGCGTCCTCCCGAAGGCAATCGTGAGTGGGTGACGCGGCTGCTCGACGCGGGCGTGTGGAACCTTCACATCCCGCAGATCGACACGCCGGAGCAGGCGGCGGCCGTGGCCGCGTGCAGTCGCTACGCCCCCCTGGGCGAGCGCGGCATGTACGGCTTCGGCCCCCACACGCAGTACCGCACGTCACCGCCGGGCGAGCACATGGCGACCGCGAACGCGCGCGTGCACGTCACGGCCATGCTCGAGACGAAGAAGGCCTTCGAGCGGCTGGACGAGATCGCCTCGGTGCCGGGCATCGACGCGCTGACCATCGGGCCGACCGATCTGGCCCAGGACCTGGGCGTGCTCGGCACGCCCGCCCAGAAGGACGCGCTGCGCGACTACCGCGTCCGTCTGGCCGAGGCCGCGCGCAAGCACGGCAAGGTGGTCTCCATGGCCATCGACAGCGTGGAGGGCGTGCGCGAGATGATCGCCCTCGGCGCCACCATCGTCAACTACTCCTCGGACACGGCCGTGCTCCGCTCGGGCTACGCGCGGGCCATCGAGGAGATTCGCCGCCCGCCTGCCGCCAAACGGTAG